Genomic DNA from Lactuca sativa cultivar Salinas chromosome 8, Lsat_Salinas_v11, whole genome shotgun sequence:
TCCATGTAAACTTTGATGATCATGAAAGAATATTGCAAATGTTATCTCATAGTGTGTGTTTGTCAATATAAAAACAGATTAGATCGATTTACACTTGGGACCATCAAATAAATACAAGAGTTTAATTCCGATATctgattttaattatttaaatgtaTCATTTCCCCTAAAAAGAAGTGTAATAATTATGGGggaaatggacttaacaaggtaattaacttttcagtTTGTttacatctgggtaactatcttttttttgtacacatctaggtaacgaactttttggaagtgttcacatatgaccattatgaccggctTGTAGCAGGTTATATCCGGTCATAAccagtcataatggtcatatgtgaacattttcaaaaagttcgttacctagatgtgtataaaaaaagatagttacccagatgtgaacaaaccgaaaagGTAACAGTAAATACACGAATGATCTCTGTAGTTtgggtaatttgtgcgtttggtccataacttatttttttaacttagatgatccctactatttatttttgttgtcCATTTGGTCTCTGTCCATACctcaaaagactattgtgccgtttttatttttttttcttatttatgtatttattttttatatattaaaaaaaaaataatagaccCCATATATCTGCATCTCCTCACCCTAAATctgaaaccacatttgagaaatttaaattgGGTCCCACAATAATCTTTTGAGGTAGCACAGGGACCAAAtacacaacaaaaataaatagtaagGATCATCTAAGctaaaaaataagttatggaccaaacgcacaaattacccaaactacagggaccattcGCGTATTTTACTGTTACcttttcggtttgttcacatctgggtaactatctttttttgtacacatctaggtaacgaactttttagaagtgttcacatatgaccattatgactggTTATGACCGGATATAACCTGCTACAagccggtcataatggtcatatgtgaacacttacaaaaagtttgttacctagatgtgtacaaaaaaaagatagttacccagatgtgaacaaaccgaaaagttaattaccttattaAGTCCATTTCCCTAATTATGGTCGATCTGACAATACCAGCTGATCTCGACCATTGAACACTTTAATTCCACATCAACCATTGAACACTTTCATTTCAACCCTACTAATATGCAACAGTTTTCGCTTCTATGCATGAATTCAGTCCTCCACAAAACATGGAGAAAAAAGCAATGGCTGCAATCATTCAAGGCAACCCTATAAATACATACGTTCAATGCACTAATATCAAATCAATTCTCGAGCTAGGCTCGATTATCCAATCTACCACTTGTCTTCGGATAATTGAGTTTATTGGATAATCGGGTTGAAAATGGCTTCCTCAGTCCCAAACGAGAAAGCTCCACCATCTGAAGCCCAACCAGCAACGAATCCCCAAGCCACATCTAACTCTGATCCTAGCAAAGCTCCAGCTACTGCATATCCacagcaacaacccaatcagtaTGTCGTTGGGGTCCCACCACAACAAGGCCAGATTCCTATGTGGTCTACAGGACTTTTTGATTGTTTTGATGATCTCCCAACTTGTAAGTCCATGCATATAACTATATAATCAGATTCTTTATCATATAATCACGATCAAATCACCTATACTGATGTATTTCTTTTGAACAGTAATCATAACGGCTTTTGCCCCCTGTGTTACTTTCGGCCAAGTCGCTGAAATGGTCGACAGAGGACAAAACAGTAAGTGTTCGTTTCTCCAATTACATGGCTACAATCGACGAGTTAAGCATTTATGGATGAAAATGCTTGACTAATATCGCaaactttttgtttatttttgtaacaGGTTGTTTGGTATTGGGTGGACTTCATGCGGGACTACTGTACTTTACAGGCTTGGGATGTTTGTTGTCCGCATACTTTAGGATTAGGATGGTCCAGATGTATAATCTGCCTAATGATCCAGTCATAAATATTCTTGTTCATCTAGTATGTGAACCATGCGCCTTGTGTCAAGAATATCGTGAACTTCAGGCTCATGGGTTCGACATGAAACTTGGTaattaacattatatatatatatagtctacgtcttctcttttgaaaaaaaaagttcttAATCATGTGGATTGGTTTTTACTATATACAACGATTTCACTTTTTCAGGACTTGGGTGGAAAGGTCAGTCTCCCGAGATACAACAAACTGGTGGAGCCATGGTGCCACCTACGGTTCCAGGAGGGATGACTCGTTGAAGTGCATGCAAAATCTAGTCACTTTGGGATGTTGTGGAATTAGTCTTGCTTGGTTATTGAAGCTATTTAATAGTTAGATGATCATAATGCTAGTTTTCCATATACTTAACTAGCCATGATAGGGATTAATATGGATGTTTTTATTCGAAACATCAAAAACTATCTCCCTGTggtaaatatatatacatatccaACGGATGTTCTCATTACGTGCCTCTCATAATCTGCGAACTCGATCTAGTATTGTCTGCCACTAGAATCGGTAATTCGAACGAATAAATAAATATCGAGAACACAAAATCAAGTTAGGCGCATTTAATTGAGGGTTACGTATAAAGATTGTCTATTTTTTTGGACGGCAAACACAAACACCTTCTAATTTTACATTAATGTTCATGATGTGATCACTTGAACCTAAAGCTACATGTGGAGAACCATAATTCGTAGACACCTTGATACCGCTGTGCCTTTGGTGTATAAAGATTATGTAACATAAGAGTCACATGTAAGATGTCAAAAACCCCGCGTTTGAACCCATTCCCGTGGGACTCCGATACCGTACAAaactaatttttaaaaaaattcggaAGCGGGAGAGCAGGAACGGGGTCAAGATTAAACCCCCCTTTATTTTCAAGATCGGGGACGGGAGCAGGCATTTCCGTCCAGCAGGGCCAGCCTATGGGTATGGACAAGCTGGGCGACCGCCCCGGGCCCCATTTTACACTTTTTATATTAGTTATATAGTAACAACTCATTAATTTCAAGCCTATTGAACTAATTATTTAAAGCCCAATAGCGTCAATCTAAAAGAGGAAGCGNNNNNNNNNNNNNNNNNNNNNNNNNNNNNNNNNNNNNNNNNNNNNNNNNNNNNNNNNNNNNNNNNNNNNNNNNNNNNNNNNNNNNNNNNNNNNNNNNNNNNNNNNNNNNNNNNNNNNNNNNNNNNNNNNNNNNNNNNNNNNNNNNNNNNNNNNNNNNNNNNNNNNNNNNNNNNNNNNNNNNNNNNNNNNNNNNNNNNNNNNNNNNNNNNNNNNNNNNNNNNNNNNNNNNNNNNNNNNNNNNNNNNNNNNNNNNNNNNNNNNNNNNNNNNNNNNNNNNNNNNNNNNNNNNNNNNNNNNNNNNNNNNNNNNNNNNNNNNNNNNNNNNNNNNNNNNNNNNNNNNNNNNNNNNNNNNNNNNNNNNNNNNNNNNNNNNNNNNNNNNNNNNNNNNNNNNNNNNNNNNNNNNNNNNNNNNNNNNNNNNNNNNNNNNNNNNNNNNNNNNNNNNNNNNNNNNNNNNNNNNNNNNNNNNNNNNNNNNNNNNNNNNNNNNNNNNNNNNNNNNNNNNNNNNNNNNNNNNNNNNNNNNNNNNNNNNNNNNNNNNNNNNNNNNNNNNNNNNNNNNNNNNNNNNNNNNNNNNNNNNNNNNNNNNNNNNNNNNNNNNNNNNNNNNNNNNNNNNNNNNNNNNNNNNNNNNNNNNNNNNNNNNNNNNNNNNNNNNNNNNNNNNNNNNNNNNNNNNNNNNNNNNNNNNNNNNNNNNNNNNNNNNNNNNNNNNNNNNNNNNNNNNNNNNNNNNNNNNNNNNNNNNNNNNNNNNNNNNNNNNNNNNNNNNNNNNNNNNNNNNNNNNNNNNNNNNNNNNNNNNNNNNNNNNNNNNNNNNNNNNNNNNNNNNNNNNNNNNNNNNNNNNNNNNNNNNNNNNNNNNNNNNNNNNNNNNNNNNNNNNNNNNNNNNNNNNNNNNNNNNNNNNNNNNNNNNNNNNNNNNNNNNNNNNNNNNNNNNNNNNNNNNNNNNNNNNNNNNNNNNNNNNNNNNNNNNNNNNNNNNNNNNNNNNNNNNNNNNNNNNNNNNNNNNNNNNNNNNNNNNNNNNNNNNNNNNNNNNNNNNNNNNNNNNNNNNNNNNNNNNNNNNNNNNNNNNNNNNNNNNNNNNNNNNNNNNNNNNNNNNNNNNNNNNNNNNNNNNNNNNNNNNNNNNNNNNNNNNNNNNNNNNNNNNNNNNNNNNNNNNNNNNNNNNNNNNNNNNNNNNNNNNNNNNNNNNNNNNNNNNNNNNNNNNNNNNNNNNNNNNNNNNNNNNNNNNNNNNNNNNNNNNNNNNNNNNNNNNNNNNNNNNNNNNNNNNNNNNNNNNNNNNNNNNNNNNNNNNNNNNNNNNNNNNNNNNNNNNNNNNNNNNNNNNNNNNNNNNNNNNNNNNNNNNNNNNNNNNNNNNNNNNNNNNNNNNNNNNNNNNNNNNNNNNNNNNNNNNNNNNNNNNNNNNNNNNNNNNNNNNNNNNNNNNNNNNNNNNNNNNNNNNNNNNNNNNNNNNNNNNNNNNNNNNNNNN
This window encodes:
- the LOC111886713 gene encoding protein PLANT CADMIUM RESISTANCE 2, whose product is MASSVPNEKAPPSEAQPATNPQATSNSDPSKAPATAYPQQQPNQYVVGVPPQQGQIPMWSTGLFDCFDDLPTLIITAFAPCVTFGQVAEMVDRGQNSCLVLGGLHAGLLYFTGLGCLLSAYFRIRMVQMYNLPNDPVINILVHLVCEPCALCQEYRELQAHGFDMKLGLGWKGQSPEIQQTGGAMVPPTVPGGMTR